Proteins encoded by one window of Glycine soja cultivar W05 chromosome 15, ASM419377v2, whole genome shotgun sequence:
- the LOC114388613 gene encoding dynein light chain 2, cytoplasmic-like, whose protein sequence is MSEDAKKNIAGALTARPNSDDQKLSPLPSPAPAVPPKKVIIKSADMIPDMQKEAVDIAVAAFEKYNVEKDVAEQIKKEFDKRHGPTWHCIVGRNFGSYVTHETNHFVYFYLDQKAVLLFKSG, encoded by the exons atgagtgAAGACGCGAAAAAGAACATTGCCGGAGCTCTAACGGCGAGGCCCAACTCGGATGACCAGAAACTATCGCCGTTACCGTCACCGGCGCCGGCCGTTCCTCCGAAGAAGGTCATCATCAAGAGCGCCGACATGATCCCCGACATGCAGAAGGAGGCCGTCGATATCGCCGTCGCC GCGTTTGAGAAGTACAATGTGGAGAAAGATGTTGCGGAGCAGATAAAGAAGGAGTTCGATAAGAGGCATGGCCCCACTTGGCATTGCATCGTTGGTCGTAATTTTG GCTCATATGTGACTCATGAAACAAACCACTTTGTTTATTTCTATTTGGATCAGAAAGCAGTTTTACTCTTTAAATCTGGCTAG